The following DNA comes from Pseudomonas sp. Tri1.
CCGGGCATCCTGGTGGAGATCTGGCAGGCCAACGCCGCCGGGCGCTACAACCATGACCGCGACAACCACGACGCGCCGCTGGACCCGAACTTCACTGGCACCGGCCGTACCGTCACCGATGCTGACGGTTGGTATCAGTTCCAGACCATCAAGCCCGGCGCCTATCCGTGGGGCAACCATCACAATGCCTGGCGCCCAGCGCATATCCATTTCTCGCTGTTCGGGCCGAGTATTCTGACGCGCCTGGTGACGCAGATGTATTTCCCCGGGGACCCGCTGCTGGCTTACGACCCGATCTACAACTGCGTACCGGACACTCGCGCCAAGGAACGCCTGATCGCCAGTTTCGACTTGGAAAAAACCGTCCCTCATTACGCCCTCGGTTATCGCTGGGACATCGTTTTGCGCGGCCGCGATGCCACGCCGATGGAGAAATAAGATGACGCTTACCGCCACCACGTCCCACACCGTTGGCCCCTATTACCACATTGGCCTGACCTGGCTGAACCGCGAAGACCTGACCGTCGCCCAAACCCTTGGCCAGCGCGTGGCGATCACCGGGCAGGTAATCGACGGCAATGGCCAGTTCGTCAACGACGCCATGCTGGAAGTCTGGCAGGCCAACGCCGCCGGTAAATACGCCCACCCTGAAGACGATCAGGACAAACCCCTGGATCCGAACTTCGAAGGCTTCGGCCGGGTGCCGGTGGACGCCGAAGGGCGCTTTCGGTTCACCACCATCAAGCCGGGCACCGTGCCGGGACTGGGTGGCACGACCCAGGCACCGCACCTGGTGGTGCTGGTGTTTGCCCGCGGGCTGGTCAAGCATCTGCTGACACGCATTTACTTCGATGGCGAACAGGCCAACGAAAGCGACCCGCTGCTGGCCTGTGTGCCTGAGGAACGTCGCGCCACTATTGTGAGCAAGCCCGATGCTTCGGGTGTGTATCAGTGGAACGTGGTCCTGCAGGGCACCGATGCCGAGACGGTGTTCTTCGATTATTGAGTGATTACACCTGTGGGAGCGAGTTTGCTCGCGATAGCGGTGGGTCAGCTTGCATCCATTTTGAATAGCTGCCTTCATCGCGAGCAGGCTCGCTCCCACATGGCTGCGCCACAGGCAACACAAACTGTGGAACGGGGCTGTTACGAAGTGTGTCTAGACTTTGTTAAGTCCCCAACGAGTGAGTAACCCATGGCTATCCCAATCAGTCACTACACCGGCGAAGAACGCAGCAAACGCATCTTCGCCATCGTCGGCGCCTCATCCGGTAACCTGGTCGAATGGTTCGACTTCTACGTCTATGCGTTCTGCGCGATCTATTTCGCGCCGGCGTTTTTTCCGTCGGACAACCCCACGGTGCAACTGGTCAACACCGCGGGCGTGTTCGCCGCCGGATTCCTGATGCGGCCCATCGGTGGCTGGATTTTCGGTCGGGTGGCGGATCGTCACGGGCGCAAGAACTCGATGATGATTTCGGTGCTGATGATGTGCTTCGGCTCGTTACTCATCGCCTGCCTGCCCACTTACAAGGACATCGGCGTCTGGGCGCCAGTGCTGCTGTTGCTCGCGCGTTTGCTGCAAGGCCTGTCGGTGGGCGGCGAATACGGCACCACGGCCACCTACATGAGCGAAGTCGCCCTCAAGGGCCAGCGCGGCTTTTTTGCCTCGTTCCAGTATGTGACGTTGATCGGCGGGCAACTGCTGGCGGTGTCGCTGGTGGTGGTCCTGCAACAATTCCTCAACGAAGACGAACTGCGCGCCTACGGCTGGCGGATCCCGTTCGCGGTGGGCGCCGTGGCCGCATTGATTTCCTTGTTCCTGCGTCGCTCCCTGAAGGAAACCAGCAGCAAGGAAATGCGCGAGAACAAGGATGCCGGTAGCATCGCCGCGCTGTTTCGCAACCACAAGGCGGCGTTCATCACCGTACTGGGTTACACCGCCGGCGGTTCGCTGATTTTCTACACCTTCACCACTTACATGCAGAAATACCTGGTGAACACCGCCGGCCTGCACGCCAAGACCGCCAGCTACATCATGACCGGCGCGTTGTTCCTCTATATGTGCATGCAGCCGCTGTTCGGCATGCTGGCGGACAAGATCGGCCGACGTAATTCCATGCTCTG
Coding sequences within:
- the pcaH gene encoding protocatechuate 3,4-dioxygenase subunit beta — protein: MTDKPGYRRPQAGTQPEYLHPPYQSTNLRSPSKPLVYLPHSLSEITGPTIGADRVQEKDNDLTAQHAGEPQGERIIIHGRVLDEHGQPVPGILVEIWQANAAGRYNHDRDNHDAPLDPNFTGTGRTVTDADGWYQFQTIKPGAYPWGNHHNAWRPAHIHFSLFGPSILTRLVTQMYFPGDPLLAYDPIYNCVPDTRAKERLIASFDLEKTVPHYALGYRWDIVLRGRDATPMEK
- the pcaG gene encoding protocatechuate 3,4-dioxygenase subunit alpha — its product is MTLTATTSHTVGPYYHIGLTWLNREDLTVAQTLGQRVAITGQVIDGNGQFVNDAMLEVWQANAAGKYAHPEDDQDKPLDPNFEGFGRVPVDAEGRFRFTTIKPGTVPGLGGTTQAPHLVVLVFARGLVKHLLTRIYFDGEQANESDPLLACVPEERRATIVSKPDASGVYQWNVVLQGTDAETVFFDY
- a CDS encoding MFS family transporter; its protein translation is MAIPISHYTGEERSKRIFAIVGASSGNLVEWFDFYVYAFCAIYFAPAFFPSDNPTVQLVNTAGVFAAGFLMRPIGGWIFGRVADRHGRKNSMMISVLMMCFGSLLIACLPTYKDIGVWAPVLLLLARLLQGLSVGGEYGTTATYMSEVALKGQRGFFASFQYVTLIGGQLLAVSLVVVLQQFLNEDELRAYGWRIPFAVGAVAALISLFLRRSLKETSSKEMRENKDAGSIAALFRNHKAAFITVLGYTAGGSLIFYTFTTYMQKYLVNTAGLHAKTASYIMTGALFLYMCMQPLFGMLADKIGRRNSMLWFGALGALCTVPILLTLKSISSPFLAFILITLALAIVSFYTSISGLVKAEMFPPEVRALGVGLAYAVANAIFGGSAEWVALSLKAQGMENAFYWYVTVMMVVAFLFSLRLPKQPAYLHHDL